TAAGAAAAGCGATCGGAGCCAGAGAACAGGATATTCTCTTACAATTCCTGATTGAATCAACTCTCGTTTCCATCGCCGGCGGTGCGTTTGGTATTCTCTTCGGTGCAGGAGCGATCGTTCTCGTCTCCAGTTTCTCTCCCCTGGCTGCCACTGTTTCCACCAGCGCCGTCGCCCTGTCTTTGAGCGTTTCCACGGGTATCGGTCTCTTTTTCGGCGTTTTTCCCGCCTATCGTGCCTCTAAATTGGAACCGATTGTCGCCCTCAGAAGTGTATAATTTTTTAAGTTTTTTCGGGGACTTTTTTGGCAAGGATTGCTTTTATAGCTAAGTTGGGGTTTAATGTGTGGGACGGATTTTATAGTCCCGATAACGACGATAATCATTGAGAATGCGATCGTGATCAAAGCATAAAGGTTGGGGGAATTCCCAGAGATGAAAAACCCCGACTTTTTTGGCATCATCGGCAGCGATCGGTTTGCCTTTTGCCGTGGCGATAAAAACAATACTAATGGTGTGTTGACGCGGATCGCGGTTAGGATCGGAATAGACGTGAAATTGCTCGATTAACTGCACCTGTAAACTGATTTCCTCGTAAGCTTCCCGAATGGCCGCCGTTTCCACCGATTCACCGTAGTCCACGAATCCCCCCGGAATTGCCCAACCAAAGGGCGGATTTTTTCTCTCAATTAGTACGATCGGACGGTGGGGCGAGTCGATCAGTTCGATGATAATATCAACAGTGGGAGCAGGATTGCGATAGGTTGTCATCTTTGGCGTTGCTGATTTGATCTCTGAATCTTCTTTTGTGGGATTTTTAAACCCTAAACCCAAACTGACTTTTGGATACGATGTACAGTTGGCATTCATACCTTCTATTTAAACTTAAGTATTTATACTCAGGAAGAAAGTGGGGGCATCCCACTTTCTTTTATCTGTTTTAGGGGTTTCTAGAAGTTGATTAGTCATACCCTTATTCAACTCAGTTAGTCGCTCAAATTCTTGTGCTTGGCACTGGTTTAACCGATAAAAAGGAAGTTTAAGTGTGAGAGTTAAAGTTGCCACGCCGTTTATCTTAACAGACATCTTGCCCGGTTGTGTAAAATTAGGATACGCTTGCTTACAACCAATCGAGTAATTTTGCCCGTAAAGTCTTTTTGCCGAATTTAGTTACAGTTTGTTGACGCAACCATTGCGGGTGACAACGTTGATCCTGACCGGGCAAAATTTCTAGACAAGCTTTAGCCACCTTTTCGGCATCTCGATAGGGAACACGCCACCCCACTAAACCATCCTGCAGCGGCTCTGCTGAACCGTCCTCATCTCCAGAAATCACGGGAATACCACAGGCCATCGCTTCTAGGTAAACAATCCCGAATCCTTCCCGGGAGGGCATAACGTAAGCATTGGCTAAACGATAATGGTCGGCTAATTCCTCCGTGGGGACAAAACCGGCGAAAATTACCTGTTTATCCACTCCTAACTGCTTGGTTAAAGCTTCTAATCTCGGGCGATCGTCCCCCCGTCCAATGACTAGATATTTTACTTCGGGATAAGTCTCTAGAATTGTCGGCAGGGCCCGAATGGTCACATCTACCCCTTTATAGATATCCCCCGACCACAACCGGGCCACTGTTAATAAAACTTTGGCATTTTCTATATCATATTTCTTGATTAATGTCAAGGACTTTTCACCTAAATTAAACTTTTCCTCATCCACCACACAGGGGAGAATTGCTACTTTTTTGGGATCAATAGCGTTAGCCTCACACATAAGATCGCGACTGTAACGGCTAATTGTCCAGATCGATTCGGCCGCTTGCAGGGCCTGTTTTTGGGAATTTGCTAAAGGTTCCCAGACTTCTTTGCCGTAGGTGAGGACGGTGTAGGGTATGCCTAAAGCTTGACAGTAAAGACGGGTGAGGGGGGCTAAATTTATATGACCACAAAAAACCCGTTGGGGACGTTTCCGGAGGAGAGAAACTAAAAACTTAAGGGCTAATTGGATGCGTCCGAGAGTTGCTGATTTATTTTTCAGGTAATAAAAGGTAATACCTTGATTTTTGAAAGGATTAGGACAATCAGTGGCATCCCGCAGCAAAAAAACCTCGGCCGCCTCGGAACCGGGCAAAGTGAGATAAGCTTGCAGAACATCCTTGATATACGATTGAATACCGCCTTCTTGGGCAAAAATCTCTAAAAATAGGAAGATATGAGACATGATAGAACGTCAGCGTCAAAAAGGTTTAGGTTGGGCGAAAAAATTTTCCCTGATCTCTTATCTGTACTATTGCACTTTCTTGATCTATCTCGATCGTCCCCCAAGTAATACATCCTAACCGCTAACAGTCCGAAAAAGAACAATCTGGTCGCTGTTCTTGAGTATAACTGCCAGAATCAGGATAATTCCGATGCTGATACCTAAAATAACTGATATTACTCAGTTTAGCTGATAATGCTGGCCAAGGAGATAGATAAAAAGTGAAGGACGGGGAAATAGTCAGAATTTTCCCAGATGCCACAGATAAAGCCATTTCTTTGTCCCCAGTGTGATCGAGGAATCTTCCCCTTTTAACGCTAGATATTTTCAGGAATTACTGGAGACAAAAAAAATTAAACTTCCTCAACTGCTCTGGCAAAGGTTACAAATGCCCCGAGAACGGTTAAGCTTATTTTAATCTCTGTAATTGCTTTTATGGCTCATTTAACTTCTGAAAGACTGAATTTAACCACAAAAATCGCCTATGGTGCTGGCGATTTAGGACCGGCTATAACTGCTAATATCTCTGTATTTTACCTGCTATTTTTCCTCACTGATGTGGCAGGATTATCGGCAGGATTAGCTGGTAGTGTGCTGATGGTGGTGAGAATTTTCGACGCTATTAACGATCCGATTATTGGCATGTGGAGCGATCGAACTCGTACTATTTGGGGTCGTCGCTTACCATGGATGTTATTGGGGTCAATTCCCTTCGGAATTAGCTATTTTTTACTGTGGTTAATCCCGACTAATAACCAATTATGGTTATTTTTATATTATATTTTGATCGGCATTATCTTTAATTTAACCTATACAGTAGTCAATCTTCCCTACCAGGCACTCACCCCTGAATTAACCCATGATTATAATGAGAGAACCCGCTTAAATAGTTTTCGTTTTGCCTTTTCTATCGGGGGCAGCATTCTCTCATTAATTCTCTATATTCTCGTCTCATCGTCCTATGCCAACGATCTCCATCAAGCTTTTTTATTGTTAGGTGTAGTTTGTGCTTTAATGTCGATTATAGCAGTTATTTGGTGCGCTTTGGTTTTGCAAGAACGAGGAGCAAAAGCGATTCTCAATCCCCCTCAGAAAAAAGTTTTGGCAATTGCTTGTATAGTTATCGGTGCGCTTGCCTTGGTCTATGGACTGGGAAAAATTGGGGTAAATCCCTGGGACTTTATCGCTATTTCCACAATTTTATTAGGAATAGAAGGGATAGTTTCGGGGTTAACCCTTTACTATGGCAAAACTGAAAATCATCTCAAGGATAGCGCAGCAATTAAACAGAGAGAAGCGGATAATAATACCGAAACTATTCCCCTGAAAGAACAATTAAAAATAGTTTTTGGTAATCGTCCCTTTTTATACGTTATTGGCATCTATCTTTGTGCCTGGTTAGGAGTACAATTAACCGCCTCGATTTTGGTTTACTACGTCGTCAGCTACATGAGACTATCGGAAGCAGCATCGGGTTTAGTCGCTTTAGCAGTGCAGGGAACAGCTTTAGTGATGTTATTTTTCTGGCAAGCAGTTAGTCAGAAATTAGACAAAAAGATAGTCTATTTTTTAGGGATGACAGTCTGGATTATTGCCCAAATCGGTTTATTTTTGCTCCAACCAGGAGAAATAACTTTGATGTATGCTTTGGCAGTTTTGGCGGGATTTGGCGTATCTGTGGCCTATTTAATTCCTTGGTCAATGGTTCCTGATGTGATTGAATTAGACGAATTAGAAACAGGAAAACGTCGAGAAGGGATTTTTTATGCTTTCATGGTACTTCTGCAAAAAATTGGTTTAGCTTTGGGGTTATTTCTTGTCGGTATTGCCCTAGAAACATCGGGTTTTAAACCGAGAATCCCAGGAGAAGCAATTCCCGTGCAGCCAGATAGTGCTTTAATAGCAATTCGCCTAGCAATTGCCCCTTTACCAGCATTTTTCCTGATCATTAGCTTAATTCTTGCCTATTTTTATCCAATTACTCGCCAAGTTCACGCCGAAATTTTAGACCAATTAGCAGCAAGAAGACAAGAAGAAAAGTAGGCCTTGCTGAATCAAGCTAAGTAGTCGTGCAAAATTAATTTCCTAGTCGAGACAGGAGACAGGCTTCGGCCGTGAGCTTTTGCGTTCGACAAAAGCTCACGCCGAGGTCCGAACGGAGACGGTCGTCAGGAGACGGTCGTCAGGAGACGGGAGACGGGATACAGCTATTAGGGATCGGATTTGAGTTTTCAGTTCACTGTTTCCTCACATCAGAAGTCTGACGGAGTAGTGGCTTAGATGTGTAATTAATTGTGCTTAGATACTTATGAATGCCAACTGTGCATCTTATCCAAAAGTTAGTTTGGGTCTAGGTTTTAAAAATCCCCACACCCATGGCCTGATTACAGTTCTAAAGCTTCGTAGATGTATAATTTATTCAAAAAACCGACGCTGCTGAAGTGGTAACTAGGTAAAGGGGGAGGGAACCATAATTCCGTTTGATAAACACTGAAAATGAGAAAATTCTTTCTAGTAGTCTTACTGGCGATCGCTTCTTGTAAAAAAGGTTGACCCGTATCCA
This Microcystis wesenbergii NRERC-220 DNA region includes the following protein-coding sequences:
- a CDS encoding NUDIX hydrolase, which codes for MTTYRNPAPTVDIIIELIDSPHRPIVLIERKNPPFGWAIPGGFVDYGESVETAAIREAYEEISLQVQLIEQFHVYSDPNRDPRQHTISIVFIATAKGKPIAADDAKKVGVFHLWEFPQPLCFDHDRILNDYRRYRDYKIRPTH
- a CDS encoding glycosyltransferase family 4 protein, which translates into the protein MMSHIFLFLEIFAQEGGIQSYIKDVLQAYLTLPGSEAAEVFLLRDATDCPNPFKNQGITFYYLKNKSATLGRIQLALKFLVSLLRKRPQRVFCGHINLAPLTRLYCQALGIPYTVLTYGKEVWEPLANSQKQALQAAESIWTISRYSRDLMCEANAIDPKKVAILPCVVDEEKFNLGEKSLTLIKKYDIENAKVLLTVARLWSGDIYKGVDVTIRALPTILETYPEVKYLVIGRGDDRPRLEALTKQLGVDKQVIFAGFVPTEELADHYRLANAYVMPSREGFGIVYLEAMACGIPVISGDEDGSAEPLQDGLVGWRVPYRDAEKVAKACLEILPGQDQRCHPQWLRQQTVTKFGKKTLRAKLLDWL
- a CDS encoding MFS transporter — encoded protein: MAHLTSERLNLTTKIAYGAGDLGPAITANISVFYLLFFLTDVAGLSAGLAGSVLMVVRIFDAINDPIIGMWSDRTRTIWGRRLPWMLLGSIPFGISYFLLWLIPTNNQLWLFLYYILIGIIFNLTYTVVNLPYQALTPELTHDYNERTRLNSFRFAFSIGGSILSLILYILVSSSYANDLHQAFLLLGVVCALMSIIAVIWCALVLQERGAKAILNPPQKKVLAIACIVIGALALVYGLGKIGVNPWDFIAISTILLGIEGIVSGLTLYYGKTENHLKDSAAIKQREADNNTETIPLKEQLKIVFGNRPFLYVIGIYLCAWLGVQLTASILVYYVVSYMRLSEAASGLVALAVQGTALVMLFFWQAVSQKLDKKIVYFLGMTVWIIAQIGLFLLQPGEITLMYALAVLAGFGVSVAYLIPWSMVPDVIELDELETGKRREGIFYAFMVLLQKIGLALGLFLVGIALETSGFKPRIPGEAIPVQPDSALIAIRLAIAPLPAFFLIISLILAYFYPITRQVHAEILDQLAARRQEEK